CTGGGTAGTTGTGACGTTGTTGgttcaactggttcaaaGCAGTGAAGGATTCGAACCCACCAATGATGATCAACCCGTCCAAACTGTTTTTCTGGAGGTGGTAGGCCACTTCCCCGTAGTTCTCACTGGGCAACGACCGGTTGGTACCGATCTCACTACCTCCCTTGTTGTACCAGCCCTCAACGTCAATCCACTCCAACTCTCTCATCTCCCCTGTGTGGATCAACCCGTGGAACCCATTCTGGATCGCAAACACCTTATGGCCACGACTCAAACAGTACAAGGTGATGGCCCTGGTAGAAGCATTTAGAGCGGAACTCGAGGCCCCAATATGGATGACCCCGATGTTCAATCTCTCGGTGGTAGGCAACTGGTGGGTGCCATCATCGTGAATACTGGTGTGAAGAAACTGGTCGTAGGCCTCGGCGAAATTCCCATCTCTCAAGGCCATGGCCCCATCAAAGTCCTTGGCTTCAATACACTCGGCCACCAGCTTCGTGAGTGCCACCGCCTTCATCAACGGCTGGCGGACGATTTTGTTACCCACGATTGCGATCATAGGCAGCTCGGAGGCCGGAGTTGATTCCAACACCGCTTTAACGGCCTCCACACCCTGAACCGTGCCCAACATCCGGTCGAAAGCCACGGCAGACCCACCTCGCTGGACGTGGCCCAAAGTGGTGATCCGTGTATCGAGGCCCAAGTCCACAAGCACATCCTTGACCTCGGCCGCAGTGATGGGGTTCAACTGATCGTCGGTAGCTCCTTCCGCCACGATCACCGTGGTATTCCGCTTACCGGCTTCACGGTGACGGCGCGCCACTACCTGCAACTCGGCCTGCCAGGCCCCATTCTTGGGGGGCCGCTCGGGAATGAAGATGTAGTCTGCACCCGTGGCGAGGCCGGCCATAAGCCCAAGCCACCCGCAATGGCGTCccatcacctccaccacGAACGCCCGTGAGTGCGACGTGGCGGTGGCATCGATGTAGTCCACCATCTCGGTAATCCGCTCTAACGACGAGAAGGCTCCGATCGTGGCATCGGTGGTGGCCATATCGTTATCGATACTTCCCACGAGCCCCACAATCGTCAAATGGCGGTACGGCGCCACGCCGGTGGCACTGAACCGCCCGGACGACACCAACTCATCGACCAACGACGGCCACTCGCTCCGAAACAAGTCGGCACCCGTCAACGACCCATCTCCTCCACAAACCACCAACGCATCAATACCGTTTTTGATCATATTACCAGCCGCTTCCAACCGGCCCTCACGGTCTCGGAACCGCTTGGACCGCGCCGTGCCGATGTTGGTACCACCAAAGCTCAAGAATGACCGCACGTCGTCCCAGTCCATGCGCCGGATATAGTCATTAACCAATCCTTCGTAGCCTTCGTACACGGCGAACGCATCGCACCCATAAAAGAGGGCAGAACGGACGACGGCACGGACGGCCGGGTTCATTCCCTGTGAATCACCACCCGATGTCATCACCGCAATCTTTTTCTTGAGGGTCCGGGGGCCGGTGTGGGCATCAGCATCGTTGGAGGCTGGAACCAACACGGATTTTCGGTAGTCGATATACTCTTGGTCGGAGCCAAACTCCCGACCCGTTAACAGCTCCTTGTTCAGCAACACAATGCGGTTGCCGAGCGGGTCGACTGACAGGCCAAAACGGCGGTGACATCCGTCAACGTCGGTGGTGAATAAATGGATGTCTTTGCACACCTCGACACAAGTGGATACAAGTCtcaatttgatcaatacCGGGTCACTCAAGGACTCGCAGTTGTCGCCCTGGTAGACTGCCAGCTCCTGAAACGGGATCACCTGGCCATGGCTATCGACCTCTTCCACTGGGAAGCTCTGAAGCCAAAGTTCTCTGATGGAGTCGCTGGACACTCCGAGGAGGTCAGGTTTGTTTAGGTGTTTGTTGTAGCTCTTGAGGGCGGTGAACCCGGCCCGCACGTAGAACTTGGCAGCTGCGGTGAACTTGTCTGGGGAATCGGTCACCAAAGATATGGAGCTGAGTCCTTCAATTGTCATTGGGATGTTCTTGGTTTGGTTGCTGGGAACTTTTATATTTGATTTCGCGCTCAGGAGACGTCGGGTTGGGGCCGGCCGTGGGGTGATGATCTGCTTCCGCCACCAGTGGCCCGCCGGTGGAGGTGCCAGCGGCAGTGGTAGTGGAAGCATCTAGGGGCAACTAGAGGTGAATTGTGAATTACTTGTAGTTGTTACTGGTGGGGGTCAAATTGTGTTGGTGTCGGAGTCGGAGTTGGGAAGACGGTTTCAATGAACCAGTCTTGACCCATATACCCACCGAAGCTCTGACCCttacacccaccgaagttctgacccatacatCACAAGCTTCTCCTCTCCCACCACCTGCGGTGTAAGTTCTACGCTGCCCAGTATCTCTATTTATAACTATAATTTCTCACATCCACACGAGCACAAACACAAcctcaaacacaaacaccgTGAACATCCACAGAAATGGCCCCAACCCATCTACAAGTCGCTCTCCTAGCCCTGACTCCACTGGGTCTGCCTCGTGCCCCTGGATGACTGGGTCTGATTCGTGCCCCTGGATGACTGGATCTGATTCGTGCCCCTGGTACACCAGGTCTGACTCGTACCCCATTtctggctgcaaatacGCCAGTGCTTCAATATTATACCCTCCTACCCGTCCACCGATCTCTCCGGCCACACTACTTGGTGACTCCCACTTGTTTTCCCTGAACCCGTACGTGTAGAACGTCCCGGTCGAGTAATCTGTCACTTGAAGATTCCGGACCCTCATAGTATAAGGCATTCCCACATAGTCAGACACCCCACCAGCCCAAAGAATCGTGCCCAGTGGGTTCAGGGGATCACCTCCGGCCCAAAGACTCAACTTCACTTGCATGGGGGAGCTGGGGATCCCGTATGGGTTTGTGGCATCAAGTACTCGGTAGGTGTATCCGTTCACAAACCACGAGATGCGACTAGGAGTCCACTCTACCGCGTACCGATTGAACGTCTGCAATGGGTTGGGAACCGCGTGGTATCCTCCACGGTCCCACGTCGACGTGTTGCCCttaatgaagaaattggacTGGAACTCATAGGGATTTCCCCCAAAAATCTCAGCGATATCGATTTCGTCCAAGTCATCCGACTGCAAGTAGAACGAGGAGATGATGCCGGTACCGCCCGCTGCCTGGATCTCACACTCCACCCGTCCGTAGAGAATGCTAAACTTGCTCTCGATCATCGGGTTATCGAATCGTTGCCTAAGACTCATATCGAGGTGGAACGGACTCAACACCTCGACGTTGCCGGAGGTGCGATAGTGCTTGGAAGAGTAGCCTGAAAGGTCGGTTGAAAGGGCAGGGTTGGTTACCAAGCAGATGGGATCCGTCATGGGGTTGCAGGCAGTGGCCGTGCTTGCCATGGCTGTAAGGAGCGTGATAATAGTGGTTTGCACAAGCATTAATGGTTTTGTATATTTCCAAATGCGGTACTTTTGCAGCCGGTACAAACACAGGTTGCATAAACTTTAATAGGTGTGTACTATTTCAACACTTAGTTGGCTGGATGTCGCTTGCATAAGGAGACCACTCGCAGTTTATGACAGGATACAGATGCAAGAGAATGCAACTACATAAGGGGacaaccaccaccgtaAAAGTAGGCCATTAACCCGCTATTGTCAAGTGCTGCGGGCCATCGTCGCACTGCCGCCTTCGACGCTGTCCCACGCCCTCCAGATAGCCGACGCACCTTTAGGGCCGTACACAGGTGCATTTTGCACGGGTTACATTTACGGGTTTTGGTGGCTATACATGCACGAGCCAGTGAATGCAGGGACAGTATTTTTTGGGCAGCCGCATGACCCACACCCAGGCAAAGGCGTGCTCGCTGGACATGTCCCATACACCCACGACCCATTTGACCAAGTACTATCCCATCCACCCACAACCCAGATTCTGGCCCATGCACCGGATGACCCATACCCACTACATCCAATCCTTTCATGTTCACCAATTAATTAGCTTAAAAGCCTATTCACCTGAAACTCTCAACCTCGGTTGCTCACGTGACTGATCCGCTGTTTAGGTTTTCTCAAGCGCGCCTTTTTCACCACGAAATCAACCATGTCTCAACTAGATCCCCTTCCCATCAACCCATCAGTGACACGCGTGCTTCTCACCTACATCCGAGCCGCCAAGTACGTCGACCAGTCTGAGCTCGAACAAAAGCTCTGCGTCATCTGTGACGAGCTAGGCGTTCCACCCGCCCTGCTTGACGAGGTGGTACACCATCTCAACCACACCATCAGTTTCCTGGGTTTCAAAATAGATCGGTGCCTCGACGAGGTGTCCAACACGCTTGTGTACGCGTTTGTAAACTCCAGCTCCATCAGCACCCAAGTCGACAAGACGTTGTCGCGTTTCAAGGTGAgtgacttggaaatcatcaagttcatcatcgACGAAGTGTTTGTCAACGACTACCACGCCAACGTCGACAGCTTGGTGAACTCACTTCTCATCAAGCATCACGTTTCCAGGACATCCAAAGAGCTTCGAGGGTTGATTTCTAAGCTCATCAACCTTGGctattttgaagttgaaagaaacttTCTTGTTGGGACTGCGAGGCTCTTGATGGAATTGCGCAGCTATTTGAATAAGTACCAGCTTGCAAAGTGTGCTACTTGTGATAATATTGTCACCAGGGGTGTGCAAGTGGAGACAAGACAATTTCATTACAAGTGTTTTGATATTTATAAGCGAAGTAATGATGTGGACCCCACCCAGTGGACTTACATCGGGTTGCAAGTAGCCAGAACCTGAAGCAGGTATTTATGTATACGATCTAATGAATATTTACTCTATTGCCCTTCAAGTCCGTCCAAGTACTGGCTTTCCACCTCGTCCACAAGATCAAAGTACCACTGCTCCACCACATGCTCATCATACCGTTCACACAACGGCCTTACACCTTGTGGAAGCTCTTTTAATGCAAACTCGGGCCCGGCATtcatctccaccaccgccTGGTTGTACACAGATATCATCGGATAGTACCCCAAGGTACCATCGTCACAATCTCGAAAACTTTGGTTTTGGATTTGTGCTAGGTTCCCCGGAATCGGCAAGAACGAAAATAACTCTTCAAACATCGTGCCCATCAACTTCCCGTTCTTGTACACCTTCAAGCTGGAGCCCGGGATCTTCGGAAGCTGGATATCTTCGTCGAACGACGAAAGCCGCTCACCAATTACCTTGATGGGATTAAGTAGCTTGGTCATATTCTCGATTGGAGTGAACTCAAACTGCTCAAAGTACAACGAACTTTTATATTTGATAGGAATTTGGTCTCGTACAATGTTCCCGTGTacattgaacttgttttcGGCGGCCTTGAGCTCCTGCTCAAAGCTCTTGTAGTGGTCTTCTAAGCTTGGAAGATCAATCAAAACTCCCATAACATCGCCAGTTTTGAACCCTTCATCCATAAATGGCTTAGGTCGACTCAAAGTCACCTTCTGTCCATTGACATCACGGATTCCGTAGCCGTACCCATCACACCCGATGGGGGCTTCCAAACTAGCCTCTCTTCTGCCCACCCCGAGCCTGACATGACCAGTACCATCGTTACCACTTAGCACCTTGAACTCGAAATACCATTTCCCTTCACGAACTCCCACGTTACTTCGTATGCTTCGCCATCCCGACGTGTTCGACACGCTGGTGACGTTAGTGTCCAAGAGAATTCCACTCGACTTGTCAAAGTAGCTAGGACGAACACAATACGGCGGTAAATCCGTCGTCGAATACATCGTCAGCTTAAGCTCGGGGTTGGGTTTGCACGGTTTGTACTTATATCCACGTCTGTTGAGCGGATTGTCttcattggtgaagaattGCATGGAGTTTATGATGGCGGCTGGGGTGCGGGAGATTGAGTTTCCTACCTTGAGATCCAGCGCTTTGTACAGAACGGGCTTAAGACGGGGCTCCACTATGACCCGTCGCTTCTTGGTGAGGGTGTGGGTGGGCGCCTGGACCTCGATTTCTgttttctcttcttctttgaccTGAGGTTCTATCTCCATGTTGATGTGAGATGTGAGAGCGCGCGGTGTTTTTTCCAAACAGTCGCCAACCTCACACCAAATGTAGTTGGCCCCATACACCCATACAAGTCTGCTCGTATACCCATGGTTGTCGGACGAGTCTCTCCGTCTGGTAGACACCAGGGGAATAACATAAGTTGTGTGAGCTCCGCACCCGCGGCCCGTCTAGCAGTGCGTTTTAAGGTTACCATTACGGACAAGCAACAAATGCAAACTACAATTTTTCCCCATTTCCCGGTCAGTTCTGGCCGATGTGAAAAACTCAACCAGTAAGCATCAACTTTTGTTAGGGTGGTTTTGCACTTGATTGTTGCTGAGCCTTGTATACGTGAAATTACTGCGAAATAAAATAGCGCCAAAATCTCCTGCGAGCACCACCAGTCTCCGGCATTCCAATCACCTGCGAACACCTTCTTGTATCACTTGTCTCGTCTATTCATACAATTCGGTGAAGACCCAACAATAAATAGCACATCCTCCGTCAACATTATTTTTCACTCAGCTCCATTATTGTTTGAAGCACCTCACGAAAAATTGGCAATGAGCTCCTATTCATGCATCGTCTAAATTGTCCATGTACCACGCGGGCCGGGTGGGTCGGGGTCTACGAGTTTACATCGTCAATAATTTTATTATTCATGGTAACTGCATCCGAGATGTACTGGGCGATTGCTCCCACTTGCATTCATTATTCTCCGGACTGCATTTCGTTATTTTTAATTCATAATCACATTAATAAAAACATATTCTTAAAATATCTTTTTCCAGAaagacttcttcttctcctgtTTAACGggttctttcttcaatccattcttgattttcttaATGGTCAACCCGCTCGTAGGAATCTCTTCGCTCTTGGACGATTTCGTCACACTGATAGAATCGGAGCTGTTGTCCAACAATGACTTGACCTTGTACATTTCAGCACTTCCTGCGCTTTGCCGGTGAAACTGGCTGTTGTAGATATTGTGGACCTTGTTGAATCGCACATTATCATTGAAAGACACTTTATTATCAGAGATTTTGATCTGAGGTACGGTCAAGTTGTCTTGTTGGGACTCCTGCTGTTGTACCATGTTCATGTACTCGGTGGCTTCAGTAAAAGACTTGTCACTGACCCGCCTCATCATCTCCTCGAACCGGTCCatatcattgttgatgtcTTCTAGCTTGACGGACACCGATTCGATGGATGACTGGCTGCTGCCAATACTGGCAGTTGAACCGAGCGAGTGCTTGCGAGGCTTGGATACTCGGACATGggagttgaccaagatcaCCGGGATCGTCGAgtatttgatcaaataaCTCAGAAACTTGATGAGGTACTTGTCCTTGTTGTTCttattcttcaatttcatcgGATACTTGAAATTGGGGTTGGTGCACTTGTTACCAAATACGAGCAAGTTGGGGGTATACTGGTTGAACAAATTATTGATAAACACCTTGTAGTTCAACACATCCTTGtccttcttggtggtggctCCTTGGATGGGTTCGTTGATCACGTAGTCGACTGTGaccttcaacaccaagtcgGGTTTGAGCTGTTGCAAGAAGCTGGAGATGAGCTGCTCgcactttttgaagatcagCAGCGAGTCGTCAGCAGCAGAGGTTGGCAACAACAGGCCGATGATCACGTGGTCGCCGTCGCTGAGAAAGTTCGACTGGAGCATCCACACGAGCGACCCCATAGTGTGGGTGGTGCCATCGACGAGGGTCAAGATCGTGCGCTGAAGTCGAAAGTGATCGTGCTTGTAGTTTAAGTTGACACTTTTATAGTTGGAACTGGGCTTCAACCGATGGGATTCGAGCTTGggcaccaccaccagcttTC
The sequence above is drawn from the Yamadazyma tenuis chromosome 3, complete sequence genome and encodes:
- the PFK1 gene encoding 6-phosphofructokinase, alpha subunit (CAZy:GH16; EggNog:ENOG503NUSX; COG:G), translated to MASTATACNPMTDPICLVTNPALSTDLSGYSSKHYRTSGNVEVLSPFHLDMSLRQRFDNPMIESKFSILYGRVECEIQAAGGTGIISSFYLQSDDLDEIDIAEIFGGNPYEFQSNFFIKGNTSTWDRGGYHAVPNPLQTFNRYAVEWTPSRISWFVNGYTYRVLDATNPYGIPSSPMQVKLSLWAGGDPSNPSGTILWAGGVSDYVGMPYTMRVRNLQVTDYSTGTFYTYGFRENKWESPSSVAGEIGGRVGGYNIEASAYLQPEMGYESDSVYQGHESDPVIQGHESDPVIQGHEADPVESGLGERLVDGNQTKNIPMTIEGLSSISLVTDSPDKFTAAAKFYVRAGFTALKSYNKHLNKPDLLGVSSDSIRELWLQSFPVEEVDSHGQVIPFQESAVYQGDNCESLSDPVLIKLRLVSTCVEVCKDIHLFTTDVDGCHRRFGSSVDPLGNRIVLSNKESLTGREFGSDQEYIDYRKSVLVPASNDADAHTGPRTLKKKIAVMTSGGDSQGMNPAVRAVVRSALFYGCDAFAVYEGYEGLVNDYIRRMDWDDVRSFLSFGGTNIGTARSKRFRDREGRLEAAGNMIKNGIDALVVCGGDGSLTGADLFRSEWPSLVDELVSSGRFSATGVAPYRHLTIVGLVGSIDNDMATTDATIGAFSSLERITEMVDYIDATATSHSRAFVVEVMGRHCGWLGLMAGLATGADYIFIPERPPKNGAWQAELQVVARRHREAGKRNTTVIVAEGATDDQLNPITAAEVKDVLVDLGLDTRITTLGHVQRGGSAVAFDRMLGTVQGVEAVKAVLESTPASESPMIAIVGNKIVRQPLMKAVALTKSVAECIEAKDFDGAMALRDGNFAEAYDQFLHTSIHDDGTHQLPTTERLNIGVIHIGASSSALNASTRAITLYCLSRGHKVFAIQNGFHGLIHTGEMRELEWIDVEGWYNKGGSEIGTNRSLPSENYGEVAYHLQKNSLDGLIIIGGFESFTALNQLNQQRHNYPVFRMPMIVIPATVSNNVPGTEYSLGCDTCLNQLVNYCDAVKQSASSTRRRVFVVEVQGGHSGFVASFIGLVTGSIATYTPEKKINLATIQEDIDLIFKIFENDRGEDKNGKIIIRNELSSKVYTTELISEILKENSNKRFETRTAVPGHVQQGFKPTSKDRVFAVNFGMKAVQFLEEHQDTDALGNSNHVIIGMNGSKVTCSSVTDLNKEANVELRKGTRVHWNKMVEIGDMLSGRSLMRRSK
- a CDS encoding uncharacterized protein (EggNog:ENOG503P0CE; COG:S), producing MSSSVAHDYSRAVSFNNVSDEYLGLEESHPSIDFKDINFGYGSSLMSDISASYYNVEGSTNNYTLKPPIDYKKRKSSFSSTSSTPRKSILKNKLSPQQLQYNLKNSKSFGINYHENLDDLIKHYEPDDQPVDDTSNSTYGSKLKNSTTTGAAKTRRKSYSDMTPEELIALDPQFQTTKSKIDQFKFDSQKTYYLSERKSVVVPKLESHRLKPSSNYKSVNLNYKHDHFRLQRTILTLVDGTTHTMGSLVWMLQSNFLSDGDHVIIGSLLPTSAADDSSSIFKKCEQLISSFLQQLKPDLVLKVTVDYVINEPIQGATTKKDKDVLNYKVFINNLFNQYTPNLLVFGNKCTNPNFKYPMKLKNKNNKDKYLIKFSSYLIKYSTIPVILVNSHVRVSKPRKHSLGSTASIGSSQSSIESVSVKLEDINNDMDRFEEMMRRVSDKSFTEATEYMNMVQQQESQQDNLTVPQIKISDNKVSFNDNVRFNKVHNIYNSQFHRQSAGSAEMYKVKSLLDNSSDSISVTKSSKSEEIPTSGLTIKKIKNGLKKEPVKQEKKKSFWKKIF
- a CDS encoding uncharacterized protein (BUSCO:EOG092645L9), which gives rise to MSQLDPLPINPSVTRVLLTYIRAAKYVDQSELEQKLCVICDELGVPPASLDEVVHHLNHTISFSGFKIDRCLDEVSNTLVYAFVNSSSISTQVDKTLSRFKVSDLEIIKFIIDEVFVNDYHANVDSLVNSLLIKHHVSRTSKELRGLISKLINLGYFEVERNFLVGTARLLMELRSYLNKYQLAKCATCDNIVTRGVQVETRQFHYKCFDIYKRSNDVDPTQWTYIGLQVART
- the ASH2 gene encoding transcription factor, contains a PHD finger motif (BUSCO:EOG09262X7T; COG:B,K; EggNog:ENOG503NZB5); amino-acid sequence: MEIEPQVKEEEKTEIEVQAPTHTLTKKRRVIVEPRLKPVSYKASDLKVGNSISRTPAAIINSMQFFTNEDNPLNRRGYKYKPCKPNPELKSTMYSTTDLPPYCVRPSYFDKSSGILLDTNVTSVSNTSGWRSIRSNVGVREGKWYFEFKVLSGNDGTGHVRLGVGRREASLEAPIGCDGYGYGIRDVNGQKVTLSRPKPFMDEGFKTGDVMGVLIDLPSLEDHYKSFEQELKAAENKFNVHGNIVRDQIPIKYKSSLYFEQFEFTPIENMTKLLNPIKVIGERLSSFDEDIQLPKIPGSSLKVYKNGKLMGTMFEELFSFLPIPGNLAQIQNQSFRDCDDGTLGYYPMISVYNQAVVEMNAGPEFALKELPQGVRPLCERYDEHVVEQWYFDLVDEVESQYLDGLEGQ